The sequence CCCGGAAGAGGAAGAATTACTGCAGGACCCACTTTTCAGGGCCAGAACGGTTCAGGGGATAGTCGAGGCGATCAGGAGATACAGGGATAAGAGGTCTGGTGGCGGATTATGAGTTCCTCGACAGGCAACAGGATATTTCAGGTACTGCTCATTCTTGCGATCGTGATCGTTTCATTCGCCCTGATAACGAAGTATTCGAATTTGAAAAAGGCTCAGTCTTCCGGTGGCATCAGCCCCGTACCGGAAGAGACGAGGAGTGTCACACTATTCTTTGCGAGTCGCCAGGCTGACGGCCTGCTGTCCGAGGCGAGGGAGATAGCGGTCGCCGAGGGGCTGGAGGATCAGGTCAAACAGGTTCTGAAAGCCCTTGTGCTGGGACCTGAAGACGACAAGATGATCTCCGCGGTGCCGGCCGGTACCGAGATCCTGCAGGTTTTCTGGGTAGAAGATACACAGACCATTTTCCTTGATTTCAACAGGGCGCTCCTTTCGGCACATACAGGTGGAAGTGCCGGGGAGTATTATACTATAAGCACGATCCTGAAGACCGTGTCCTCAAATTTCCCCCAGGTAAGAAATCTGCAGTTTCTCGTGGACGGATATCCTGTCGAGACGATTGCGGGGCATTACGCTATAGCAAAACCACTTGATATCATGCGCTGGAGATAGTACCTGGAGGCGGGAGATGAAAGAAAAAGATAAATCTATAGGTGTTTTTGATTCGGGTGTCGGAGGACTGACTGTCGCTGCCGAGCTTATCAGGAGTATGCCCGGCGAGGATATCGTCTACTTCGGGGATACGGCCAGAGTCCCCTATGGTACTAAAAGCCCCGAGACAGTATTACGCTTTGCCAGGGAAAATCTCGATTTTCTCAAAAAAAAAGATGTCAAGATCATAGTGATTGCCTGCAATACGGCATCTTCAGTCGCCCTGCCCCTTCTTCTTGATGAGGAGGATATCCCGGTGACCGGAGTGCTTCTTCCGGGGGCAAAGGCGGCCGCCGCGGCTACAGATAACGGACGTATCACAGTCATAGGTACTTCCGCTACGATTCGGTCCAGGGCTTACGAAAAGGAATTGTACAGACTCAACGGCGACCTTGAAATAAGGTCCCTGCCATGCCCTCTCTTCGTATCGCTGGCCGAGGAAGGATGGCTGGACGGCGAGATAACGGAGATGGTGGTCCACAGATATCTCGATCGGCTCACGGAGTTCGGGGCGGACACCCTGGTACTCGGATGTACCCATTACCCGCTGCTGAAGGGAGTGATCTCGAAAGTAGTAGGTGAGGAGGTCAGGCTGGTAGATTCGGCGACGGAGACGGCGCTGGAAGTGCAGCGGATACTCGAACGGAACAGCCTTCTCAGGGGTGGGGATGATGGGGGCCGGTTCGAGTGTTATGTGAGCGATACGCCATATCTGTTCAAGGAAGTGGGAGAGAGATTCCTGGGCCGGCCCATCGACAGAGTGGAACATCAGAATATGGGAGATTGACTGGCCGAATGTGGCCGGTAGCAGTACGTAGTATCGATGATCTGAAAGGTGGATCCGATTTTATGACGGAGAAAAAGAGAAAAAGAAATGAGCTGCGCCCGATCAGGATGAATGTCGGCTATCTGAAAGGAGAGCCAGGTTCGGTGCTGTTCGAGATGGGCAATACGCGGGTGCTGTGCGTAGCGACGGTGGAAGATACCGTTCCTCCATTTCTCCGGGGCAGCGGTAAGGGTTGGATAACGGCGGAATACGGCATGTTGCCGAGGTCGAGTCCGAAGAGGATACCGAGGGAATCGGTGAAGGGGAAGATCAAGGGACGGACACAGGAGATACAGCGACTGATCGGCCGTTCTCTGCGTGCTGCGGTCGACCTCGAGAAGACAGGAGAGAGGACATTCATCATAGATTGCGATGTGATCGAGGCCGATGGCGGGACAAGGACAGCATCCATCAACGGTGGATTCATGGCCCTTGCGGCCGTGCTTCGTGACCTGGGACTGGAAAAGGAAGCGCTGAAGGGATTCGTCGCGGCAATCAGTGTCGGGATGAAAGAGGGGAAAACGATCCTCGACCTGGATTACGTTCTTGATTCGAGCGCCGATGTCGATATGAATGTCGTGATGAACGACAGTGGGGAATTCATAGAGGTTCAGGGAACTGCCGAGGGAAACACGTTCTCCCGGGAGCAGCTGGACGGAATGCTCAAGAGCGCGGGCAGCGGCATAAGAAAGATCTTCAAGGCTCAGAAAAAAGGATTGAAATGGGCCTGAAAATAGTCCTGGCCACAAGGAACCAAGGCAAGATCAGGGAGATCAGGGAGATCCTGGCGGGGACCGGGATAGAGACTGTCACACTTGATGATTATGACTCGTTCGATGAACCGGAGGAGACCGGCAGCACATTCACCGAGAACGCCATGATAAAGGCAAAGGCGACCTTTGAAGTGACCGGGCTGCCTTCCCTGGCCGACGATTCCGGGCTTGAAGTGGACGCTCTCGATGGAGGCCCCGGTATTCGTTCGGCGCGCTACGGCGGCGAAGGACTGAATGACATCGACAGGTGCCGCAGACTTCTGTCGGAGCTCGAAGGTGTCGCTGCCGAGGGCCGGAAGGCGAGATTCAGATGCGCGATGGTGTTGTATCCCGTACCCTCCACGGGTGAAGGTGCCTTCGTCACTGAGGGAGTCCTTGATGGCATTATCGCGCGGGAGCCTGCGGGAGAGAATGGATTCGGATACGACCCCGTTTTTTATATTGAGGAGATGAAAGGGACCGCCGCTGAGATCGGCCCCGAAAAGAAGAACAGTATCAGCCATCGGTACAGGGCGTTGATCGAGATGAAGAGCCTGCTGACGGGCGGTTCTGGTATTGTGAAGAGTGAAAATATCGAATAACTCCGGTGTGTCGGGGGTATTGAAATTAACGTGTAGTTTTTGAATGATTCAATATTTCGCCTGGGGGAAAGCTGACGGTCCCATGGCGATCCAGCATCAAGGAGGATCAGGATTGCTTGCAATTGAAAATGTGATCAAGAGGTACGACGGGCACACCGCTGTCGATGATCTCTCTCTGACAATCGAACCGGGGGGAGTATTCGGGCTTCTTGGCCCGAACGGAGCTGGAAAGACGACTACGATCAGGATGGTGATGAACATCCTCGAACCAGATGAGGGGAGCATCCGACTGTTCGATGAGCCGATCAACGAAAAGGTGAAGGAAAAAATCGGTTATCTTCCGGAAGAACGTGGGATGTACAGGAAGATGAAGGTGCTCGACCAACTGATCTTCCTGGGTGAGATCAAGGGGATATCTTCTTCGGTCGCCGAACAGAGGGCGAAGGAATGGCTCGAAAGGGTCGAACTGGGCGACTGGGCGGACAAGACTGTGGAGACTCTATCGAAAGGGATGCAGCAGAAGGTGCAATTCATCTCTACAGTACTTCACGATCCACAGCTCGTCATACTCGATGAACCGTTTTCCGGACTTGATCCGATCAACACACAGATCCTCAAGGATATTATTATCGAGATGAAGGATGAAGGCCGTACGGTAGTCCTGTCGACGCACCTGATGGACCAGGTAGAGAAACTCTGCCAGAGGATCTGTCTCATCGACAAAGGGAAAAAGGTACTCGAGGGAAAACTGGCCGACATCAAGATGGAGTTCAGCAAGAACGTCATTTCGATCAGATTTGAAGGGGACAGAAAGATACTCGAGAATCACCCGAGGGTCGAGAAGATAGCCGACTTCGGGCAGGAACTATCCGTGACCCTTTCCGAAGGCACGGATCCCAACGAGATCCTTCGCTACGCACTTGACAATGGCCGGGTCGACCGGTTCGAGCTGGGAGAGATGTCGCTGCATGATATTTTCATAACCCAGGTAAGGGAGAAGGGGGGCGTTATCGATGAAAAAGATGTTTAAAGTCGTGAAAAGAGAATATCTCGATCGTGTAAAGAAAAAGAGTTTTCTGATCGGTACTCTTCTCGGTCCCATTATCATGGGGGCGCTTATCTTTGCGCCGATGCTCTTTATGAAATTTGCTCCAGAGACTCAGACGAATATCGCTGTCATCGACAGGACCGGAGGAATGATATTTGACAGGCTGACGGAGGCTCTTACTGATACACTGGATGACGGATCTCTGAAATTCGTTCTGAAGGAGATCGATGCTTCCATGCCAGACCTCGAAGAGACCAGAGAGAGGCTCAACCTGGAAGTGGAGAGCGATGTTCTCGATGGATATTTTGACTTTCCAGAAGATATCGTCCAGACAGGCAAGGCTCATTTTGTCAGCAAGAGACTGGGCAATATCAAGATGATGGGGAGACTGGACAGCGCCGTTGACCTGGCGGTCATCGGATTGAAACTAGAGGCCGAGGGAATTGATGTGGCCGAAGTAGGAGAGCTGATCAAGGGAGTGAGTATCAAGATAGTCCAGCTGAAGGATGGGCAGGAGGAGGAGGGAAAGGGCTTCGATAAGATCTTTATCTCCAGCTTCATGTTTGTCATGATGCTTTACGGGACGATCCTGATGTGGGGGATCGCTGTGCAACGATCGATCATCGAGGAGAAGAACAACAGGGTGATAGAAGTGATGCTTTCGTCGCTCCGTCCGATCGACTTGCTGTTTGGCAAGATCCTCGGTGTCGGCGCGGTCGGGTTGACCCAGTATTTGATATGGGCAATTGGTGGGGGCATGCTCGCGCTTTACGGGATGAGTATGGGAGGCCCCGTGGCTCAGGTTGCGAGCAACCTGTCGCCGGCCATTCTGACATTTTTCGTTGCATACTATGTGCTTGGATTCCTGTTCTACTCGACATTGTTCGCGGGCATAGGATCGGTATGCAATACTGACCAGGAAGCCCAGCAGATGCAGCAACCGATCGTGCTCTGCCTGGTGTTTACCATAATGGTCCCGATGTTTATCATCCAGAACCCTGACAGCCTTTTCGCGACCGTTATCAGCCTCATACCGTTCTTCACGCCGATCGTGATGTTCATGAGAATAAATATCCTTACTCCTCCGGCGTGGCAGATAATCTTGAGCTTTGTAATAATGGCAGCAAGCCTATTTATCGCCGCCAAAATATCAGCCAAGATATTCAGGATAGGTATCCTGATGTACGGGAAGAAACCGGATATACGCGAAATTATAAAATGGATGAAAAGGGCGTAAGCCTTCGTGGCTGATGGCGTGGGTATTGTGCCCGCGCCAAAGCCGCGTGTTAAATGGGTTTGTCATGAAAATTGCTGGATTCCGGTCGGACAGGTCTGTTTATTTCAGCTGTATGGCTAACTCTCGATAGAGAAGGATCGATTCCATGGAATGCGCGATAATCACTACTTACAGGTGCAACGCCAGATGCCAGATGTGCAATGCATGGCAGAATCCGAGTAACCCTTCCGAGGAGTTCGATCCGGAGATCCTGAACAAGATCCCCGCCGGGATGCAGCGACTGAACATCACCGGTGGAGAACCGATGCTGAGGAAGGATATTCACAGGATAATAGAGATCCTCGATACGAAGTCTGACAGACTCGAGATAAGCACCAACGGGTTTTTCCATGACAGGATCATAAAAATAGCTGAAGATTTTTCCGATATCACGATCAGGGTCAGTGTCGAAGGCCTGCCCGAGTTGAACGACAAGCTCAGAGGCATCGATAATGGTTTCGATCACGCACTCAGGACTATTCTGCGTCTGAAAAAGATGGGGATAAAGGATGTCGGGTTTGCCATGACGATATCAGGTGATAACTGCCGCGACCTTCTTGACATTTACACTCTGGTCGCGTCGATGGGTGTCGAATTTGCAAACGCGGTCGTACACAATTCGTTCTATTTTTTCAAGGAAGACAACAAAATAGAAAATGTCAGCGAAGTCGAAAAGGTCATGACAGAGTTCATAGAGGCACTGTTGTCGTCACCGAGAGCGAGTATTAAAAAGAGGATGAAGGACTGGTTCAGGGCCTATCTGAACGTGGGGCTGCTCCGCCATGTGCAGGGCAGACAAAGGCCCATTCCCTGCAACGCGGCTACCGACACATTTTTTGTAGATCCCTGGGGACGGGTACTGGCGTGCAACGGCTCACCGGCGCCGATGGTAATGGGAGACCTGAATACTCAGTCGTTCGACGAGATCTGGAACGGTGAACAGGCCAGAAAGATAAGGGAGATGGTCAGGACCTGCAAGCAGGGCTGCTGGATGACAGGGACGGCCGTACCAGCGATGAGAAGGAATCCAATCGGACCTGTCAAATGGGTCCTCAGCAATAAACTTCGAGTGATGCGTGGAAAACACGTTCATCTGGACAATAGTCAGGACTGATGAGATGAGAATCGCTATCCTGGGAATCAAGGGGCTCCCTGGACATCACGGTGTCGAAGTCGTGGTCGATTCACTGTTGCCCCATCTTGTCGAACTCGGGCACGAGATCACCGTGTACGGGTACAAGTCGTATACAGAAGTGGAGGGCGAGTATCAGGGGGCCAGAGTCGTTGCCGTAAAAGGGAGCGGCGCAAAGCCTCTCGAGATGATATCCCACATGTGGAACGCAGCGCTCGTGTCCAGGAAAGAAGACTACGATATCATTCATATTCATTCCACCGATCCATGCCTTCTTGCCGGGATGGTCCGTGCACGGTACGGTGTGATCGCCACATCACATGGTCAGGCCTATGTCAGGAAGAAGTGGAATATTGTAGCGCGCAACATGTCTAAGATCGCCGAGCATTTTTTCATAAGGATCCCGGACATGAAGACATCTGTCTCAAAGCCGCTGGCCGACTATTACAATGCCCGGTATCGCAAGGGCGTTCTCCATATACCTAACGGGATCACTATGAGAGTCAAGCCCGATGCCGCACTGCTGGATAAATGGGGGCTCAAGCCTTCGGATTTTTTCTTCTGTTCGGCGGGAAGGATAGAGAAGACGAAGGGACTCTCTACCCTCGTGGAGGCTTACAGGAGGATGGATACGGATATCCCCCTGGTGATAGCGGGAGGCGGAGTCGCCACCGATGAGGAATATTTCAGGCAGCTCAAAGCGGAAAGTCCCGAAGGAGTAAGATTCATGGGATTTCTGACCGGCGATGAATTTTTCGCGCTGTACGCGCACGCGTCCGTCTTTGTCTTTCCATCGGAGTACGAAGCAATGTCGATGGCTCTTCTTGAGGGGCTGTCGTTCGGAACACCGACTGTGTACAGCGATATTCCTGAGAACGAGGCGGTTGCCGCCGGAATCGGATTTCCATTCCGGGTATCTGATCCTGTAGACCTTGAGGCGAAACTTCGCCATGTCCTTTTGAATCCGCACGAGGCCAGGGAGAAAGGGAACCTGGCGATGGATAAGGTGAGGGCGAATCACAGCTGGGGAGCGATTGCCCGACAGTATGACGCGGTATATAAAATGATGGCGGGACGATCCAGTTGATGGAGGATTTCATGTATTCAATGTTCAAAGAAATATACGAGGAGTTCAGGAAGACCGAATGCGAAGATCCTTTCGAAGAGACTGTTCACCTGCTGGATATAATGACAGGCGGATCTGTCAGGGGCTGTGACCTTTCGTTTCTCGACAACAAGGGACTAACGGTCGCTGAGTTGGTTCGGATCAGAAACACGGGAAAGCCGATGGAATATATTGTGGGCGAGGCTCCGTTTATGGGCAGGTCGCTTGTGGTGGATGGCGGCGCGTTGATTCCCAGGCAGGAGACAGAACTTCTTGCCGGGATCTGTATCGAGTCACTTAAAGAGATGCTGGATGATAACGATGAACTGGATGTGATAGAGCTCGGGACGGGAAGCGGAAATATCGCCGTTTCCATAGCGATAGCTCTGGAACAGGCCAGGGTCTGGGCATCCGATGTCAGCGAGGAGGCGGTTGAGATCGCGCGCCTCAATGTGGAGAGATTCGATATCGCTGACCGGGTCAGGCTTTTTTCGGGAGACCTGTTTGAACCTCTGGCGGGGGAAGGGCTTGAGAACGACGCGGATCTCGTTGTATGCAACCCCCCCTACATTCCGACAAGCTCGCTCGAGAAACTCGCGTCGGAGATCATAGACCATGAGCCCGTCGTCGCGCTGGACGCAGGAGCATACGGAATCAATATTTTCAGAAGACTCATAGCTGAATCACCAGGCTTTCTCAGGCAGGGCGGCATGCTCGCCTTCGAGATAGGCGCGGGCCAGGACAAGCTCGTCGAACGACTCTTCAGGAAGGTCGGAGACTGGGTGGACGTGAATACCCGGGACGACGGGGAGGCCGTACGCGTGTTTACAGCGCGTAAAGTATAGATGTGCCGGGTGGAGGCCCTAGAACTTGATTATCCCGTAATCCACACGGATCTGGTAATAGCTGTACATATCACCATCTGGCACACTGAACATGTGGTACTCGAACTCGAACCCAACACCGGCCGTCAGCAGAAACCAGTAATCCAGGCCAATGCTGATCGCACCGCCCGGACAGTTCGCCGCAGTCTTGATAGTGCCGACCTCATTACCACCAAGTGACGGAACAGCGCGATAGACTCCAGCGCCCGCGCCGACGTAAACCTGGACCATCGGGCTGAGAGTAAAGTAGTACTTGGCCTTCGCGAGGAAGGGTACCACTCCGAGGCGCTCCCTGAAAGAGACAGAGTCGTTCACCGAGGGGTCGAAATGATTTGTCGAATGGTTGTGGACGATATCATATCCGATGTGGAATCCCAGGCAGAGTTCGTTGGAAATCATTTTGCCGGCGAATAGATCGACACCGAAGAAACCGGCTTCGGCGTCATCCACGAGGGACTGAGAGTATGACGCCCCGAGATGGATCACAGCTTTGCCGCTGTTAGCCTGGGCGAATGCCGCCCCGGTCATTGAAAGGACTATGAAAATAGTCAATAAGGCACCGCTCAGCAGGCTTCTCGTTTTCAACATCATCCTCCGGAATTTGGCGTGATAAAAAGCGTTATCATATACATTTCTATAATAAACCAGGGACCTTTAGTCAAGCTGTTTTGACGTGTCGGGAGGGTGCCTGCACCGTCATTTCCTTTGAAATATTATCTATTATTGTGTAAATTCATTGACCAAAGAGGTATTTCAATCTCCCGCCCGGAGCGGGTTGAAAAAGGCGGCCGTGTTGCGAATCCTGATGGTTCAGACATACCATTACTACAGGGGGGGAGACTCTACCTGCATGTTCAACCTGACGAGTCTTCTCGAGCAGGAGGGTCATGAGGTGGTGCCTTTTGCCATGCAGCACCCGCAGAATCTTGAGTCGCCATATTCGGAACACTTCTCCAGCGAGATCGATTTCCCGAAGATGTTGGAGGAATTCTCTGTCGGAACGGCACTAAGCGTAGTATCTAAAAGCATTTACAACAGAGAGGCGAAAGCCCGGATCTCCAGGTTGATCGACGAGGTGAAGCCCGATATCGCCCATTTTCATAATATTCATGGCCACCTGACCACTTCCATAATGGGGCCGCTTCGCAGGAAAAAGATCCCGATCGTCTGGACTCTTCATGACTACAGGCTGGTCTGCCCGAACACTACATTCCTTCGCGGTGGCGAGATATGTGAAAAATGTCTCCCGCGGAAGTATCACCACGTTCTACTGGGGAAATGTAAAAAGGGCAGCCGGGCGGCGAGCCTTGTGGCGATGATGACGACGGTCTTCGACCGTGTTTCCAGGGTCCCTGCCAGGACCAGCCGATTCATCACGCCGAGCGCTTTTTTGAAAGGGAAGCTGGTGGAGGGCAGGATCGATCCGGCGAAGATCAGTGTCATACCGAATTTTGTGGATGTCCAGTCGTTCAATACGGGCAGGGAAGAGGATTATTTTCTGTACTTCGGGCGGATCTCGCATGAGAAGGGGATAGATCTTCTTATCGAGGCCGTATCGGAGATGAA comes from Candidatus Latescibacterota bacterium and encodes:
- a CDS encoding GerMN domain-containing protein, whose amino-acid sequence is MSSSTGNRIFQVLLILAIVIVSFALITKYSNLKKAQSSGGISPVPEETRSVTLFFASRQADGLLSEAREIAVAEGLEDQVKQVLKALVLGPEDDKMISAVPAGTEILQVFWVEDTQTIFLDFNRALLSAHTGGSAGEYYTISTILKTVSSNFPQVRNLQFLVDGYPVETIAGHYAIAKPLDIMRWR
- the murI gene encoding glutamate racemase yields the protein MKEKDKSIGVFDSGVGGLTVAAELIRSMPGEDIVYFGDTARVPYGTKSPETVLRFARENLDFLKKKDVKIIVIACNTASSVALPLLLDEEDIPVTGVLLPGAKAAAAATDNGRITVIGTSATIRSRAYEKELYRLNGDLEIRSLPCPLFVSLAEEGWLDGEITEMVVHRYLDRLTEFGADTLVLGCTHYPLLKGVISKVVGEEVRLVDSATETALEVQRILERNSLLRGGDDGGRFECYVSDTPYLFKEVGERFLGRPIDRVEHQNMGD
- the rph gene encoding ribonuclease PH produces the protein MTEKKRKRNELRPIRMNVGYLKGEPGSVLFEMGNTRVLCVATVEDTVPPFLRGSGKGWITAEYGMLPRSSPKRIPRESVKGKIKGRTQEIQRLIGRSLRAAVDLEKTGERTFIIDCDVIEADGGTRTASINGGFMALAAVLRDLGLEKEALKGFVAAISVGMKEGKTILDLDYVLDSSADVDMNVVMNDSGEFIEVQGTAEGNTFSREQLDGMLKSAGSGIRKIFKAQKKGLKWA
- the rdgB gene encoding RdgB/HAM1 family non-canonical purine NTP pyrophosphatase, with the protein product MGLKIVLATRNQGKIREIREILAGTGIETVTLDDYDSFDEPEETGSTFTENAMIKAKATFEVTGLPSLADDSGLEVDALDGGPGIRSARYGGEGLNDIDRCRRLLSELEGVAAEGRKARFRCAMVLYPVPSTGEGAFVTEGVLDGIIAREPAGENGFGYDPVFYIEEMKGTAAEIGPEKKNSISHRYRALIEMKSLLTGGSGIVKSENIE
- a CDS encoding ATP-binding cassette domain-containing protein, yielding MLAIENVIKRYDGHTAVDDLSLTIEPGGVFGLLGPNGAGKTTTIRMVMNILEPDEGSIRLFDEPINEKVKEKIGYLPEERGMYRKMKVLDQLIFLGEIKGISSSVAEQRAKEWLERVELGDWADKTVETLSKGMQQKVQFISTVLHDPQLVILDEPFSGLDPINTQILKDIIIEMKDEGRTVVLSTHLMDQVEKLCQRICLIDKGKKVLEGKLADIKMEFSKNVISIRFEGDRKILENHPRVEKIADFGQELSVTLSEGTDPNEILRYALDNGRVDRFELGEMSLHDIFITQVREKGGVIDEKDV
- a CDS encoding ABC transporter permease, with protein sequence MKKMFKVVKREYLDRVKKKSFLIGTLLGPIIMGALIFAPMLFMKFAPETQTNIAVIDRTGGMIFDRLTEALTDTLDDGSLKFVLKEIDASMPDLEETRERLNLEVESDVLDGYFDFPEDIVQTGKAHFVSKRLGNIKMMGRLDSAVDLAVIGLKLEAEGIDVAEVGELIKGVSIKIVQLKDGQEEEGKGFDKIFISSFMFVMMLYGTILMWGIAVQRSIIEEKNNRVIEVMLSSLRPIDLLFGKILGVGAVGLTQYLIWAIGGGMLALYGMSMGGPVAQVASNLSPAILTFFVAYYVLGFLFYSTLFAGIGSVCNTDQEAQQMQQPIVLCLVFTIMVPMFIIQNPDSLFATVISLIPFFTPIVMFMRINILTPPAWQIILSFVIMAASLFIAAKISAKIFRIGILMYGKKPDIREIIKWMKRA
- a CDS encoding radical SAM protein, translating into MECAIITTYRCNARCQMCNAWQNPSNPSEEFDPEILNKIPAGMQRLNITGGEPMLRKDIHRIIEILDTKSDRLEISTNGFFHDRIIKIAEDFSDITIRVSVEGLPELNDKLRGIDNGFDHALRTILRLKKMGIKDVGFAMTISGDNCRDLLDIYTLVASMGVEFANAVVHNSFYFFKEDNKIENVSEVEKVMTEFIEALLSSPRASIKKRMKDWFRAYLNVGLLRHVQGRQRPIPCNAATDTFFVDPWGRVLACNGSPAPMVMGDLNTQSFDEIWNGEQARKIREMVRTCKQGCWMTGTAVPAMRRNPIGPVKWVLSNKLRVMRGKHVHLDNSQD
- a CDS encoding glycosyltransferase family 4 protein is translated as MRIAILGIKGLPGHHGVEVVVDSLLPHLVELGHEITVYGYKSYTEVEGEYQGARVVAVKGSGAKPLEMISHMWNAALVSRKEDYDIIHIHSTDPCLLAGMVRARYGVIATSHGQAYVRKKWNIVARNMSKIAEHFFIRIPDMKTSVSKPLADYYNARYRKGVLHIPNGITMRVKPDAALLDKWGLKPSDFFFCSAGRIEKTKGLSTLVEAYRRMDTDIPLVIAGGGVATDEEYFRQLKAESPEGVRFMGFLTGDEFFALYAHASVFVFPSEYEAMSMALLEGLSFGTPTVYSDIPENEAVAAGIGFPFRVSDPVDLEAKLRHVLLNPHEAREKGNLAMDKVRANHSWGAIARQYDAVYKMMAGRSS
- the prmC gene encoding peptide chain release factor N(5)-glutamine methyltransferase — its product is MFKEIYEEFRKTECEDPFEETVHLLDIMTGGSVRGCDLSFLDNKGLTVAELVRIRNTGKPMEYIVGEAPFMGRSLVVDGGALIPRQETELLAGICIESLKEMLDDNDELDVIELGTGSGNIAVSIAIALEQARVWASDVSEEAVEIARLNVERFDIADRVRLFSGDLFEPLAGEGLENDADLVVCNPPYIPTSSLEKLASEIIDHEPVVALDAGAYGINIFRRLIAESPGFLRQGGMLAFEIGAGQDKLVERLFRKVGDWVDVNTRDDGEAVRVFTARKV
- a CDS encoding porin family protein; the encoded protein is MMLKTRSLLSGALLTIFIVLSMTGAAFAQANSGKAVIHLGASYSQSLVDDAEAGFFGVDLFAGKMISNELCLGFHIGYDIVHNHSTNHFDPSVNDSVSFRERLGVVPFLAKAKYYFTLSPMVQVYVGAGAGVYRAVPSLGGNEVGTIKTAANCPGGAISIGLDYWFLLTAGVGFEFEYHMFSVPDGDMYSYYQIRVDYGIIKF
- a CDS encoding glycosyltransferase family 4 protein, with translation MRILMVQTYHYYRGGDSTCMFNLTSLLEQEGHEVVPFAMQHPQNLESPYSEHFSSEIDFPKMLEEFSVGTALSVVSKSIYNREAKARISRLIDEVKPDIAHFHNIHGHLTTSIMGPLRRKKIPIVWTLHDYRLVCPNTTFLRGGEICEKCLPRKYHHVLLGKCKKGSRAASLVAMMTTVFDRVSRVPARTSRFITPSAFLKGKLVEGRIDPAKISVIPNFVDVQSFNTGREEDYFLYFGRISHEKGIDLLIEAVSEMKVGRLKVVGEGPSSEELKKLVKQTGAPVEFLGFRSGDELRSLLEGAMFVVVPSTWYENLPFSVMEALAAGKPVIATDIGGIPEMVEDEGNGLLFPLGDVAALKGCLARLIEDGELRRAMSVACRKKAELLYNRDWHYDQIMKVYTELTGK